CTGGTTCACCGCGCCGTTGGGCTGGGTGAAGGCGCCCTCGGGTTGGCGGTAGCTGAAGGTGCGCCCGGCGATAGTCAGTTTTTCCACCGCGTAGTCACGCCCGATCACCACGCGCTTGCCCTTGGAGCGGCCGATCACGCTGACGCTCAGGTCGGCGGCCAGTTGCCGCGCGGCGGCTTCCCAGGCGTCGTCCAGCGGGCGGTGGTAGCACAGGGTGATCATCGCGTCGCCCGCCAGGGTGGTGAGGAACTCCACCTGGAACAGGCGGTTGCTCAGGTCCTCGTTACCCTGCCAGGCGGCCTTCAGGCGCGGCATCAGCTCGTTGATGCGCTCGCTGGCGATGGGGAAATCATCGATCAGGATCGCCTTGTGCTTTTCGCCCGGGGCGAACATCGCGTAGTGGCGTTGGCCGTCCTCGCGCCACAGGCGGAATTCGGCGCGCAGGCGGTAATGCGCGCGCGGCGAGTCGAACACCGCCGGCTCCGGGGCGCCGAACGGCGCCAGCAGCTCGCGCAAGCGGGCGACCTTGGCCGCCAGCTGGGCGTCATATTGCGTGGGGTCGAAGACGGCACTCATGCGGGGAACCAGCCCAACTTGATGACGAACAGGATGGACAGGATCACCAGCGCCGGGTTCAGGTCGTGGCGACGGCCGGAAATCAGCTTGATGGCGGTCCAGGCGATGAAGCCGAAGGCGATGCCGTTGGCGATCGAGTAGGTCAGCGGCATGGCCAGGGCGGTCACCACCACTGGCGCGGCTTCGGTGACGTCGTC
The window above is part of the Pseudomonas muyukensis genome. Proteins encoded here:
- the trmA gene encoding tRNA (uridine(54)-C5)-methyltransferase TrmA, with translation MSAVFDPTQYDAQLAAKVARLRELLAPFGAPEPAVFDSPRAHYRLRAEFRLWREDGQRHYAMFAPGEKHKAILIDDFPIASERINELMPRLKAAWQGNEDLSNRLFQVEFLTTLAGDAMITLCYHRPLDDAWEAAARQLAADLSVSVIGRSKGKRVVIGRDYAVEKLTIAGRTFSYRQPEGAFTQPNGAVNQKMLGWAVEAMGERADDLLELYCGNGNFTLPLATRARQVLATEISKTSVNAALHNLDENAIDNVRLVRLSAEELTQALNEVRPFRRLEGIDLKAYDFGTVFVDPPRAGMDPDTCELTRRFERILYISCNPETLAQNIAQLQDSHRVERCALFDQFPYTHHMESGVLLVRR